The following coding sequences lie in one Sedimentibacter sp. MB35-C1 genomic window:
- a CDS encoding 4-(cytidine 5'-diphospho)-2-C-methyl-D-erythritol kinase yields the protein MKIYSYGKINLFLDIEGKLQNGYHLIKTIMQSIDMHDEIQISNYDKDEIIIQCSTPNIPVDERNTCYKAAAAIKEIYHINSGIVIQINKTIPSEAGLAGRKRQFSSCHKRIEYLLESEYV from the coding sequence ATGAAAATTTATTCTTATGGAAAAATAAATTTATTTTTAGATATAGAGGGAAAGCTACAAAACGGATATCACCTTATAAAAACAATCATGCAGTCCATAGACATGCATGATGAAATTCAAATAAGTAATTACGATAAAGATGAAATTATTATACAATGCAGCACTCCGAATATTCCGGTTGATGAAAGGAATACATGCTATAAAGCTGCAGCTGCTATAAAAGAAATATATCATATAAATTCAGGAATAGTCATACAAATTAATAAGACAATACCTTCCGAAGCCGGGCTGGCAGGCAGGAAGCGGCAATTCAGCAGCTGTCATAAGAGGATTGAATATTTATTGGAATCTGAATATGTCTGA